In one window of Massilibacterium senegalense DNA:
- a CDS encoding inorganic phosphate transporter, whose product MDTILLLTILIVLFALVFDFINGFHDTANAIATSVSTRALSPRKAIALAATMNFIGALTFTGVAQTITKDIVNPFALENGSVVILAALISAITWNLITWYYGIPSSSSHALIGSIAGAAISAAGFGILNYGGFIKILEALIISPFIALFVGFMMMTLFKFIFKNSNLYKTNRRFRYFQVGTAALQAYTHGTNDAQKAMGIITMALIAANFQTTTDIPMWVRVASALSMGIGTSIGGWKIIKTVGGKIMKIRPVNGAAADLSSALIIFSATFLHLPVSTTHVISSSIMGVGSAQRLKDVNWGVAQRIVMTWVITLPISATIAAIVYKILQVFL is encoded by the coding sequence ATGGACACAATATTACTATTAACTATTTTAATTGTTCTTTTTGCTTTAGTATTTGATTTTATTAATGGTTTCCATGATACAGCAAACGCAATAGCAACCTCTGTATCTACACGTGCTTTATCGCCAAGAAAAGCAATTGCGTTAGCAGCAACGATGAACTTTATTGGAGCATTGACATTTACCGGTGTTGCGCAAACTATAACAAAAGACATTGTGAATCCTTTTGCATTAGAAAATGGTTCCGTTGTTATTTTAGCAGCACTCATTTCGGCGATTACATGGAATTTAATTACATGGTATTACGGAATTCCAAGTAGTTCATCTCATGCATTAATTGGTTCTATCGCTGGTGCAGCGATTTCTGCAGCAGGATTTGGAATCCTTAATTACGGTGGATTTATTAAAATTTTAGAGGCGTTAATTATTTCTCCATTTATTGCACTTTTTGTTGGTTTTATGATGATGACGCTTTTTAAATTTATATTTAAGAATTCGAACTTATATAAAACGAATCGTCGTTTTCGCTATTTTCAAGTTGGTACAGCGGCCTTACAAGCGTATACTCACGGAACAAATGATGCACAAAAAGCCATGGGGATTATTACGATGGCATTAATTGCAGCAAACTTCCAAACAACAACTGATATTCCAATGTGGGTCCGTGTTGCTTCTGCATTATCCATGGGGATTGGTACTTCCATTGGTGGTTGGAAAATTATTAAAACAGTTGGCGGAAAAATTATGAAAATTCGTCCAGTGAATGGGGCGGCAGCAGATTTGTCTTCTGCACTGATTATTTTCTCCGCAACTTTTCTTCATTTACCAGTTAGTACAACACATGTTATTTCTTCCTCCATTATGGGGGTTGGTTCTGCACAACGGTTAAAAGATGTAAACTGGGGTGTTGCTCAACGAATTGTGATGACGTGGGTTATTACCTTGCCTATTTCAGCAACAATTGCAGCGATTGTATATAAAATTTTGCAAGTATTTTTATAA
- a CDS encoding thioredoxin domain-containing protein: MLKGSAKVENNPKRKPNRLLHEKSPYLLQHAYNPVQWYVWGEEAFEKAKKENKPVFLSIGYSTFHWCHVMEDESFEDEHVAQILNKYFIAIKVDREERPDIDSLYMDVCQRMTGSGGWPLNVFLTSDKEPFYAGTYFPKERMYNRPGFKEILRSLADVYEHDGEKVKRVTTEIIQSLQVEMKKSNELIAEQVIKEAFLQLKDQFDPDYGGFFKAPKFPIPHYLTFLLRYYTYTHDENALYMVTHTLNKMADGGIYDHLGYGFSRYSTDEKWLVPHFEKMLYDQALLLEVYIEAYQVTKNERYKDIAEQIITFLEREMTGDTGTFYSAIDADSEGIEGKYYVWDKEEIEKVLEEQESRWFTYFYNVTGAGNFEGKNILNTTGHSITEAASFFDVPETIFADGLEKARQKLLTIREKRIRPHTDDKVLTSQNAMIIASLALYAKVFQNEKARNMAEEAYRFLEKHATVSGRIMARFRDGEVRYEGYIDDYAHFLKATLHLYDATFDPLYLEKAKQVADNAIRLFWDETQGGFYFTGVDAETLLVRSKEIYDGATPSGNSVMSEALFRLSKYVIDDTYLTYVEEMEKLFKQKVERYPIAYSYFLKTVLLRFASYKECIISKPTDEMIQTLQQMTSQYFLPFVTIRCIEDGERYPTINHQPTFYICKNFACLAPTTNIEEAFQQLKA; the protein is encoded by the coding sequence ATGTTGAAAGGAAGTGCAAAAGTGGAAAATAATCCAAAACGAAAGCCGAATCGATTACTTCATGAAAAATCTCCTTATTTGTTACAGCACGCTTATAACCCAGTACAATGGTATGTTTGGGGTGAAGAAGCGTTTGAAAAAGCGAAAAAAGAAAATAAACCTGTTTTTTTATCGATAGGATACAGTACTTTCCATTGGTGTCATGTAATGGAAGATGAATCTTTTGAAGATGAACACGTAGCGCAAATTTTAAATAAATATTTTATTGCAATCAAAGTAGATCGGGAAGAGCGTCCGGATATTGATAGTTTATATATGGATGTTTGTCAACGAATGACGGGTAGCGGTGGTTGGCCATTAAATGTATTTTTAACTTCGGACAAAGAGCCATTTTATGCAGGAACATATTTTCCTAAAGAACGGATGTATAATCGTCCTGGATTTAAAGAAATTTTACGATCATTAGCGGACGTATATGAACATGACGGAGAAAAAGTAAAAAGAGTAACGACCGAAATCATTCAATCTTTGCAAGTAGAGATGAAAAAGAGCAATGAATTGATTGCAGAACAGGTAATAAAAGAGGCATTTTTGCAATTAAAAGACCAATTTGATCCTGATTATGGTGGGTTTTTTAAAGCGCCGAAGTTCCCAATTCCTCATTATCTAACCTTCTTATTAAGATATTATACATATACCCATGATGAAAATGCACTTTACATGGTTACTCATACGCTAAATAAAATGGCGGACGGTGGGATATACGACCATCTTGGATACGGATTCTCAAGGTATTCAACGGATGAAAAATGGCTTGTTCCTCACTTTGAGAAAATGCTTTACGATCAAGCTTTATTATTAGAAGTTTATATAGAAGCATATCAAGTTACCAAAAATGAACGATATAAAGACATTGCAGAACAAATCATTACGTTTCTCGAGCGCGAGATGACAGGTGACACTGGTACGTTTTATTCTGCCATTGATGCAGATTCAGAAGGTATAGAAGGAAAATATTATGTGTGGGATAAAGAAGAGATTGAGAAAGTACTAGAAGAACAAGAGAGTAGATGGTTTACGTATTTTTACAATGTGACAGGTGCAGGAAATTTTGAAGGAAAAAACATTTTAAATACGACGGGGCATTCTATTACAGAAGCAGCTAGTTTTTTTGATGTTCCTGAAACAATATTTGCAGATGGTTTAGAAAAGGCGCGTCAAAAACTATTAACGATTCGCGAAAAACGGATCCGTCCTCACACAGATGATAAAGTGTTAACGTCACAAAATGCGATGATAATCGCAAGCCTTGCCCTATATGCGAAGGTGTTTCAAAACGAAAAAGCGAGAAACATGGCAGAAGAAGCATACCGTTTTTTAGAAAAACATGCAACAGTAAGTGGACGAATTATGGCACGTTTTCGTGATGGGGAAGTGAGGTATGAAGGATATATCGATGATTATGCTCACTTCCTAAAAGCTACGTTACATCTTTATGATGCAACATTTGATCCGTTATATTTAGAAAAAGCAAAACAAGTAGCAGACAACGCCATTCGTTTGTTTTGGGATGAAACACAAGGCGGCTTTTATTTTACCGGTGTGGATGCGGAAACATTACTCGTTCGTTCGAAAGAAATTTACGATGGTGCAACCCCATCAGGGAATAGTGTGATGAGTGAAGCTCTTTTCCGATTGTCTAAATATGTAATCGATGATACGTATCTCACGTACGTTGAAGAGATGGAAAAACTTTTTAAACAAAAAGTAGAACGTTATCCTATTGCGTACAGTTACTTTTTAAAAACAGTGTTACTTCGTTTTGCGTCCTATAAAGAATGTATTATCTCTAAACCGACGGACGAGATGATTCAGACGCTACAACAAATGACTAGTCAATATTTTTTACCATTTGTTACAATTCGTTGTATAGAAGATGGAGAAAGATATCCAACGATAAACCATCAACCAACTTTCTATATTTGTAAAAACTTCGCATGTCTCGCACCAACGACGAACATAGAAGAAGCATTTCAACAATTAAAGGCGTAA
- a CDS encoding 3'-5' exonuclease has translation MNIVVYDLEMTNHLSEIIEIGAVRLVEKEGTLHFQDTYQSFVKPSMDQLDKRIEQLTGITKAHLTDAPHFFEAADDFKTWIGAGDYFLCSWGPEDKWALIHDALYHQYNINWLVNHNDIQLTFSKLYEHEVGFRYGLTRALKRLKLEFDGSPHRALDDAINTAKILQAIYQQTTLKKDPHSFLQSQLLSKNEVVYQTEEDQVESPFSQLKKLLGS, from the coding sequence ATGAACATTGTAGTTTATGATTTAGAGATGACAAATCACTTATCAGAAATTATTGAAATTGGCGCAGTTCGGTTAGTAGAAAAAGAGGGAACACTACATTTTCAAGATACATATCAATCTTTTGTGAAACCAAGTATGGACCAATTAGATAAACGAATTGAACAGTTAACAGGCATCACTAAAGCTCATTTAACTGACGCACCTCATTTTTTCGAGGCTGCGGATGATTTTAAAACATGGATTGGCGCGGGTGATTATTTTTTATGTTCGTGGGGACCAGAAGATAAATGGGCGTTGATTCATGATGCATTGTATCATCAGTACAACATTAATTGGTTAGTCAATCATAATGATATTCAGCTTACCTTTAGTAAACTATATGAACATGAAGTAGGATTTCGGTACGGACTAACTCGCGCACTCAAACGGCTAAAATTAGAGTTTGACGGTAGTCCGCACCGAGCGTTAGATGATGCTATCAATACAGCAAAAATTTTACAAGCAATTTATCAACAAACGACGTTAAAAAAAGATCCGCATTCTTTTTTACAATCCCAACTATTATCCAAAAATGAAGTGGTTTATCAAACAGAAGAAGACCAAGTCGAATCTCCATTTTCCCAGTTAAAGAAATTATTAGGTTCATAG
- a CDS encoding DEAD/DEAH box helicase, which yields MRKKQTMEEVIQQLKKNESVVYWHEIEEKQATYAPFPENMHKQLQKTLQNRGIAQLYSHQATAFQYATNKQSTVVVTPTASGKTMCYNLPVLQAILADTSSRALYLFPTKALSQDQMSELHEWIDDMEASIHTYTYDGDTPASIRTKVRKAGHIVITNPDMLHAAILPHHQKWVSLFEHLKYIVIDELHTYRGVFGSHVANVIRRLIRICEYYGSSPTFICTSATIANPKELAEQLTGQNITLVDNNGAPIGKKHFVFYNPKVVNEAFNIRKSATKEAVHLAQSFLQEGIQTIVFGKSRVRVELMLSHLLPLVQKEFGPKSIRAYRGGYLPNERREIEKGLRYGEIKGVISTNALELGVDIGSLQVCIMCGYPNSISSTWQQAGRAGRRQGESVVILVASNDPMDQYIIQHPNYFFTQSPETARIEPNNLIILVDHLKCAAFELPFQQGESFGELAIDEILQFLAEEQVLHFQQNKYYWMSASFPAHTISLRSASQENVVIINQKNVGKPTIIGEMDRFSALTLLHEEAIYLHQGVQYQVETLDWQEKKAFVREVSVEYFTDANLAVQLKVLEEDEKKEQHQMSIAYGDVMVNAMATIFKKIRLSSFENIGSGPIHLPEVELHTNAMWIQWEENRTNQWSEAELEQILLGTSHLLKSIAPVFVMCAPQDIHVVPQVKAIHTGKPTIFIYDRYPGGIGLSKTIYQQLDKIIAEAITWMDHCACQNGCPSCVGARVKKDIVRQFFVENRK from the coding sequence ATGAGAAAAAAACAAACAATGGAAGAAGTCATTCAACAATTAAAGAAAAATGAATCTGTTGTATATTGGCATGAAATAGAAGAGAAACAAGCTACTTACGCACCTTTTCCAGAAAACATGCATAAACAATTACAAAAGACTTTACAAAATCGTGGGATTGCCCAACTATATTCACATCAAGCGACAGCTTTTCAGTATGCAACGAATAAGCAATCGACGGTCGTGGTTACGCCAACGGCTTCTGGAAAAACGATGTGTTATAATCTGCCAGTATTACAAGCGATTTTAGCAGATACATCTAGTCGTGCGTTGTATTTATTTCCAACGAAAGCTCTTTCTCAAGATCAAATGAGTGAATTACACGAATGGATTGATGACATGGAGGCATCCATTCATACGTATACGTATGATGGGGATACTCCTGCGAGCATCCGAACAAAAGTACGGAAAGCAGGACACATTGTGATTACAAATCCAGATATGTTACATGCGGCTATTCTTCCACATCATCAAAAATGGGTATCGTTATTTGAACATTTAAAGTATATCGTTATCGATGAATTACATACGTATCGTGGTGTTTTTGGTAGTCATGTAGCCAATGTTATTCGCCGTTTGATTCGGATTTGCGAGTATTATGGAAGTTCTCCAACTTTTATTTGTACATCGGCAACAATTGCGAACCCGAAAGAATTAGCAGAGCAGTTAACGGGTCAAAACATCACATTAGTAGATAACAACGGAGCGCCGATAGGGAAAAAGCATTTTGTGTTTTATAATCCGAAAGTAGTGAATGAAGCATTTAACATTCGAAAAAGTGCAACAAAAGAAGCCGTCCATCTCGCACAATCATTTTTACAAGAAGGGATTCAAACAATTGTGTTTGGGAAAAGTCGTGTTCGGGTTGAGTTGATGTTAAGTCATTTATTACCACTTGTTCAAAAAGAATTCGGACCAAAATCGATTCGCGCCTATCGTGGTGGATATTTGCCGAATGAAAGGCGTGAAATTGAGAAAGGTCTTCGTTACGGTGAAATAAAAGGGGTCATTAGCACAAATGCACTAGAGTTAGGTGTAGATATTGGAAGTTTACAAGTATGTATTATGTGCGGCTATCCGAATTCGATTTCTTCTACTTGGCAACAAGCTGGGCGTGCTGGAAGAAGACAAGGAGAGTCTGTTGTTATTCTGGTTGCGTCTAACGATCCGATGGACCAATATATCATTCAGCATCCGAATTATTTTTTTACACAATCGCCGGAAACTGCAAGAATTGAACCGAATAACCTTATCATTTTAGTGGACCATTTAAAATGTGCAGCATTTGAACTTCCGTTTCAACAAGGGGAATCATTTGGAGAGTTAGCGATTGACGAAATTTTGCAGTTTTTAGCCGAAGAACAAGTTCTTCATTTTCAACAAAATAAATATTATTGGATGAGTGCCTCTTTCCCAGCTCATACTATTAGTTTACGTAGTGCTTCACAAGAAAATGTCGTCATTATCAATCAAAAAAATGTGGGAAAACCGACCATTATTGGAGAAATGGATCGATTTAGCGCTTTAACATTACTGCATGAAGAAGCTATTTATCTTCATCAAGGTGTCCAATATCAAGTAGAAACGTTAGACTGGCAAGAAAAGAAGGCCTTTGTTCGAGAAGTATCAGTAGAGTATTTTACGGACGCTAACCTGGCTGTTCAATTAAAGGTGCTTGAAGAAGATGAAAAGAAAGAACAACACCAAATGTCGATAGCTTACGGAGATGTGATGGTGAATGCAATGGCGACTATCTTTAAAAAAATCCGATTAAGCTCTTTTGAAAATATTGGTTCTGGGCCAATTCATTTACCAGAAGTAGAATTGCATACGAATGCCATGTGGATTCAATGGGAAGAAAACAGGACAAACCAATGGTCAGAAGCAGAATTAGAACAAATTTTATTAGGAACTAGTCATTTGTTAAAATCAATTGCTCCTGTTTTTGTGATGTGTGCTCCGCAAGATATTCATGTCGTCCCGCAAGTAAAGGCAATCCATACAGGAAAGCCAACGATTTTTATTTATGACCGTTATCCTGGTGGCATTGGGTTAAGTAAAACGATTTACCAACAGTTGGACAAAATCATAGCAGAAGCAATTACCTGGATGGACCATTGCGCCTGTCAAAACGGTTGTCCTTCTTGTGTCGGTGCACGCGTAAAAAAAGATATTGTTCGCCAATTTTTTGTAGAAAATAGAAAGTAG
- a CDS encoding FAD-dependent oxidoreductase has product MTSNASENRKFPLSYWIESVETPSFSPLTEDIDVDVVIVGGGITGITASYLLTNEGMSVALLEADSVFGGTTGHTTAKLTAQHDLIYDSFIQTIGRSNARLYYEANIEALQFVEKMIETHHISCDFQKQDAYLYATTDKSVQKLQKEAQAYENLGINGSLIKDIPLDLDIKRALVMENQAQFHPVKYLRFLLEKVLTKNGQIFEHTVAVNVEKGERPTVLTRDGKRVRATAVLICSHFPFYEGLGLYSGRMYADRSYVIAAKTTKAFPGGMYLSIDEPTRSLRSVQMNGEELVLIIGEDHRTGESIDTENYYKALKAFGEEVFGIEEIPYHWSTQDLVTLDNIPYVGNITSDVPNVYVATGYRKWGMTNGTAAALLLTDLVLKRKNRYEKLFTPSRFYANPSIKNFFLQNANTTFHLLKGKIDFPFRTIHDLKKDEGAVVFIDGHRKGAYKDTAGNVHIVDTTCTHVGCEVEWNNSERSWDCPCHGSRFSVTGEVLEGPAEKKLLQHNHRMIDNITSEDSGY; this is encoded by the coding sequence ATGACTAGTAACGCATCAGAGAATCGGAAATTCCCATTGTCTTATTGGATAGAATCTGTTGAAACACCATCATTTTCTCCCTTAACGGAAGATATTGATGTGGATGTCGTGATAGTTGGTGGTGGTATTACCGGAATAACTGCATCTTATCTTTTAACGAATGAAGGGATGAGTGTAGCTCTCTTAGAAGCAGATTCTGTCTTCGGTGGAACGACTGGACATACGACGGCGAAACTTACAGCACAACACGACCTGATTTATGATTCTTTTATTCAAACAATCGGGAGAAGTAACGCTCGGTTATATTATGAAGCAAACATAGAAGCCTTACAATTTGTAGAAAAAATGATTGAAACACATCACATCTCGTGTGATTTTCAAAAACAAGATGCCTATTTATATGCGACAACTGATAAATCGGTTCAAAAACTTCAAAAAGAAGCACAAGCATATGAAAACCTCGGCATAAACGGTTCGTTAATCAAAGATATTCCACTGGATTTGGACATAAAACGTGCATTAGTGATGGAAAACCAAGCTCAATTTCATCCGGTCAAATATTTACGTTTCCTTTTGGAGAAGGTTCTTACAAAAAACGGGCAAATTTTTGAACATACCGTAGCTGTAAATGTGGAAAAAGGAGAACGCCCGACTGTGCTAACGCGAGATGGAAAAAGAGTGCGTGCAACCGCCGTTCTTATTTGTTCCCATTTTCCTTTTTATGAAGGATTAGGTCTTTATTCTGGAAGGATGTATGCCGATCGCTCCTATGTAATCGCAGCGAAAACGACGAAAGCATTTCCAGGAGGGATGTATCTTAGTATAGATGAACCGACTCGTTCGCTTCGCTCGGTTCAAATGAACGGGGAAGAACTTGTTCTTATTATTGGAGAAGATCATCGAACAGGTGAATCAATCGATACTGAGAACTATTACAAAGCGTTAAAAGCTTTTGGAGAAGAGGTATTTGGGATAGAAGAAATTCCATATCATTGGTCGACGCAAGATTTAGTTACACTAGATAACATTCCATATGTCGGTAACATCACATCTGATGTACCGAATGTGTATGTTGCAACGGGGTATAGAAAATGGGGAATGACAAATGGAACGGCAGCGGCTTTGCTGTTAACTGACTTAGTTTTAAAAAGGAAAAATAGGTACGAAAAATTATTTACTCCATCCCGCTTTTATGCGAATCCAAGTATTAAAAATTTCTTCTTACAAAATGCGAATACTACTTTTCACTTATTAAAGGGAAAAATCGATTTTCCTTTTCGAACGATTCACGACTTGAAAAAGGATGAAGGAGCCGTCGTTTTTATAGACGGACATCGAAAAGGTGCGTATAAAGATACAGCAGGAAATGTTCACATTGTTGATACGACTTGTACGCATGTTGGATGTGAAGTGGAGTGGAATAACAGTGAACGAAGTTGGGATTGTCCGTGTCACGGCTCTAGATTTTCTGTTACAGGAGAAGTACTCGAAGGCCCAGCTGAAAAAAAATTATTGCAACATAATCACCGGATGATAGATAACATAACATCTGAAGATTCCGGTTATTAA
- a CDS encoding MMPL family transporter, with protein sequence MNNKLFFFQLGSFLYRFRKMVLFLFLAMTIALSFIAIKLPTILGGSGFEMDGSFKKVQNTLQQSFDAPKSTMILLFDSTEYAPEDEKYQLFVQDTLKKMDKIEEIHSITSPYESKGMIKDNIAYATLNFQKSQDDLKPALKEVRQQLDHQSPKDISVQLTGGPVIIEDMNEASQQSLAKAEMIGIPVALIILLFAFGSFVAAMIPLLIGFISVVVAMGLLYLLGVLFDLNLSVFLLNVVPMIGLALGIDFALLMVSRFREELQHVSVEQATSIVVGTAGRSIAFSGICVFLGLSGMLFIQIDLFQTVAIGGMIVVIISVLTAIIFLPTALALLGEKINKWQIIKVKDAKQSFWHSFASFVMKRPIMSFLVTMVLLIVFMLPISDIRFNIPEADALPTSYESREAFETFEKTFHEDELYPVIMVLESKQNIMTEKGLKDLQQYIQAIEKEHVVKRVDSVFSYTDQTDPRTLLSLYENETTKQLIAAALEASVHKNETIVRTYINVDTTSTAAKDFVRKWEGSHGEVLVTIGGNTKFHQEIFDEIIEKVPYGALLIFVSTFFILLLAFRSVLIPLKAILMNVVSLTATFGILVYLFQEGHLGDPTDIALMIPVFIFGLVFGLSMDYEVFLISRMQEVYVQTRDNDQATLFGLTKTSKIITSAALIMIVITGAFAFTGIMPVKQMGVGVALAIFIDATLVRMILVPSLMKLLGDYNWWAPSFLQGDLYTKQLRKNR encoded by the coding sequence ATGAATAATAAATTGTTCTTTTTTCAATTAGGATCCTTTTTATATCGCTTCCGAAAAATGGTGTTATTTTTATTTTTAGCTATGACGATTGCATTATCATTTATCGCTATTAAATTGCCAACCATCTTAGGTGGCAGTGGATTTGAAATGGACGGCTCCTTTAAAAAAGTACAAAATACATTACAACAAAGTTTTGATGCACCAAAATCTACGATGATTTTATTATTTGATTCTACCGAATATGCACCAGAAGATGAAAAATATCAACTTTTTGTACAAGATACGCTTAAAAAAATGGATAAAATAGAAGAAATCCATTCGATTACTTCTCCATATGAATCGAAAGGCATGATTAAAGATAATATCGCATATGCCACACTGAATTTTCAAAAAAGTCAAGATGATTTAAAACCGGCATTAAAAGAAGTACGACAACAATTAGACCATCAATCGCCGAAAGACATATCCGTTCAATTAACGGGTGGTCCCGTCATCATTGAAGATATGAATGAAGCAAGTCAACAATCTTTAGCAAAAGCTGAGATGATTGGTATTCCAGTCGCATTAATTATTTTGCTATTTGCCTTCGGTAGTTTTGTTGCTGCCATGATCCCGTTATTAATTGGATTTATTAGCGTCGTCGTTGCGATGGGGTTATTATATTTGTTAGGTGTTTTGTTCGATTTAAATTTAAGTGTATTTTTACTTAATGTTGTCCCGATGATTGGACTTGCACTGGGAATTGACTTTGCTTTATTAATGGTAAGTCGATTCCGAGAAGAATTACAACATGTCTCAGTTGAGCAAGCAACAAGCATTGTTGTTGGCACAGCTGGAAGATCGATTGCCTTTTCTGGTATTTGTGTATTTCTAGGCTTGAGTGGAATGCTGTTTATTCAAATTGATTTATTTCAAACTGTAGCAATTGGTGGCATGATTGTAGTAATTATTTCTGTTTTGACCGCTATCATTTTTCTTCCAACTGCCCTTGCTTTATTGGGAGAAAAAATTAATAAATGGCAAATCATCAAAGTAAAAGACGCCAAACAATCGTTTTGGCACTCCTTTGCTTCCTTTGTGATGAAACGTCCTATCATGTCTTTCCTAGTGACAATGGTATTGTTAATTGTGTTTATGCTACCTATTTCAGATATTCGATTTAACATTCCGGAAGCAGATGCACTTCCAACGTCGTATGAATCAAGAGAAGCATTTGAAACATTTGAAAAAACATTCCATGAAGACGAGCTATATCCTGTTATCATGGTACTAGAAAGTAAGCAAAACATTATGACAGAGAAAGGACTAAAAGATTTACAACAATATATTCAAGCTATTGAAAAAGAACATGTCGTAAAACGAGTCGATTCGGTCTTTTCTTATACGGATCAAACAGACCCACGAACACTTTTATCGTTATACGAAAATGAGACAACAAAGCAACTGATTGCAGCAGCTTTAGAAGCTTCTGTTCATAAAAATGAAACAATCGTTCGTACATATATAAACGTTGATACGACATCGACAGCAGCAAAAGATTTTGTTCGCAAATGGGAAGGAAGTCACGGTGAGGTACTCGTCACCATCGGAGGAAACACAAAATTTCACCAAGAAATTTTTGATGAAATCATTGAAAAAGTTCCTTATGGTGCACTATTAATTTTTGTTTCGACCTTTTTCATTTTATTACTAGCCTTCCGTTCTGTGCTTATACCATTAAAAGCGATTTTAATGAATGTGGTGAGTTTAACCGCAACGTTCGGTATTCTCGTCTATTTATTCCAAGAAGGTCATCTCGGGGATCCGACAGACATTGCCTTAATGATTCCTGTCTTTATTTTTGGACTTGTTTTTGGACTAAGCATGGATTATGAGGTCTTTCTTATTTCAAGAATGCAAGAAGTATATGTGCAAACTCGTGATAACGATCAAGCAACCCTTTTTGGTTTAACAAAAACGAGTAAAATCATTACAAGTGCAGCATTAATTATGATTGTCATTACTGGCGCGTTTGCTTTTACAGGAATTATGCCTGTGAAACAAATGGGAGTGGGAGTGGCGTTAGCTATTTTCATTGATGCTACGTTAGTTCGGATGATTTTAGTACCATCGCTGATGAAATTATTGGGGGATTATAACTGGTGGGCTCCTTCCTTTCTTCAAGGAGACTTATATACAAAACAACTAAGAAAAAATCGATAG
- a CDS encoding ribonuclease H-like domain-containing protein, which translates to MSIQNKLNRMRSHLHIQKEEFELPTMAEVTIPSVEQWKSLNAEPFIFHNEHIFVRTETFPLHVSHGKYPFSELFTVIQQWNETNLAHPLSAKGTEAEDLIFFDTETTGLHHGASNYVFLLGVAKVTKKEVVVTQYFLPGPGNEVALYERFLTDVSKFNHLVTYNGRSFDWPQVKNRHVFVRHQVQALPEFGHFDLLHASRRVFKHELEQVRLAQVEKHILGFNRKEDTPGFLAPALYQLYLTKQDPFILQGIFQHNTWDVLSLITLYIHLSHLLLNPNHKRTMYETYEIARWFETLQMYKASITFYEQIDDSNAALFFKKHYSMATIYKKHKQFDLAIHHFLQGIQSTYTHINSCVELAKIYEHQMKDAEKAMYYTQLALRQTKENQRILREKRNIQDALQKRYERLQQKLNHS; encoded by the coding sequence ATGTCTATCCAAAATAAGTTAAATCGAATGAGGAGTCATCTTCACATTCAAAAAGAAGAATTCGAGTTGCCAACGATGGCAGAAGTAACTATTCCTTCGGTAGAACAATGGAAATCGCTAAATGCAGAACCGTTTATCTTTCACAACGAACATATTTTTGTTCGGACAGAAACGTTTCCTCTTCATGTGTCTCATGGCAAGTATCCATTTTCAGAGCTTTTTACTGTTATTCAACAATGGAATGAAACCAATTTAGCGCATCCTCTTTCAGCGAAAGGAACGGAAGCAGAAGATCTGATTTTTTTTGATACGGAAACAACAGGGCTTCATCACGGGGCAAGTAATTATGTTTTTCTTTTAGGTGTAGCAAAAGTAACAAAAAAAGAGGTCGTTGTGACACAATATTTCCTCCCAGGTCCTGGAAATGAAGTTGCACTATATGAACGGTTTTTAACTGATGTGTCCAAATTCAATCATCTCGTTACGTATAATGGTCGTTCATTTGATTGGCCACAAGTGAAAAATCGTCATGTGTTTGTTCGGCATCAAGTTCAAGCGCTTCCGGAGTTTGGCCACTTTGATTTACTGCATGCGTCTAGAAGAGTATTCAAACATGAGCTCGAACAAGTTCGTTTGGCACAAGTAGAAAAGCATATTTTAGGATTTAACCGAAAAGAAGATACACCTGGGTTTTTAGCACCTGCGTTGTATCAATTATATTTAACGAAACAAGATCCATTTATTTTGCAAGGAATCTTTCAACATAATACGTGGGATGTTTTATCGCTCATTACGTTATATATTCATCTTTCTCATCTTTTGTTGAATCCGAATCATAAAAGAACGATGTATGAAACGTATGAAATCGCTAGATGGTTTGAAACGTTACAAATGTACAAAGCGTCCATTACTTTTTATGAGCAAATTGATGATTCCAATGCAGCGTTATTTTTTAAAAAACATTATTCGATGGCAACGATTTATAAAAAACATAAACAGTTTGATTTAGCAATCCATCATTTTTTACAAGGGATACAATCCACTTACACACATATTAATTCTTGTGTAGAATTAGCGAAAATTTATGAACATCAAATGAAAGATGCAGAAAAAGCTATGTATTACACACAACTAGCTTTGCGCCAGACAAAAGAAAATCAACGAATTTTAAGAGAAAAAAGAAACATACAGGATGCATTACAAAAAAGATACGAACGATTACAACAAAAATTAAATCATTCTTAA